A window of the Pongo abelii isolate AG06213 chromosome 10, NHGRI_mPonAbe1-v2.0_pri, whole genome shotgun sequence genome harbors these coding sequences:
- the ZNF664 gene encoding zinc finger protein 664 (The RefSeq protein has 1 substitution compared to this genomic sequence), translating to MIYKCPMCREFFSERADLFMHQKIHTAEKPHKCDKCDKGFFHISELHIHWRDHTGEKVYKCDDCGKDFSTTTKLNRHKKIHTVEKPYKCYECGKAFNWSSHLQIHMRVHTGEKPYVCSECGRGFSNSSNLCMHQRVHTGEKPFKCEECGKAFRHTSSLCMHQRVHTGEKLYKCYECGKAFSQSSSLCIHQRVHTGEKPYRCCGCGKAFSQSSSLCIHQRVHTGEKPFKCDECGKAFSQSTSLCIHQRVHTKERNHLKISVI from the coding sequence ATGATCTACAAGTGCCCCATGTGTAGGGAATTTTTCTCTGAGAGAGCAGATCTTTTTATGCATCAGAAAATTCACACAGCTGAGAAGCCCCATAAATGTGACAAGTGTGATAAGGGTTTCTTTCATATATCAGAACTTCATATTCATTGGAGAGACCATACAGGAGAGAAGGTCTATAAATGTGATGATTGTGGTAAGGATTTTAGCACTACAACAAAACTTAATAGACATAAGAAAATCCACACAGTGGAGAAGCCCTATAAATGTTACGAGTGTGGCAAAGCCTTCAATTGGAGCTCCCATCTTCAAATTCATATGAGAGTTCATACAGGTGAGAAACCGTATGTCTGTAGTGAGTGTGGAAGGGGCTTTAGTAATAGTTCAAACCTTTGCATGCATCAGAGAGTCCACACCGGAGAGAAGCCCTTTAAATGTGAAGAGTGTGGGAAGGCCTTCAGGCACACCTCCAGCCTCTGCATGCATCAAAGAgtccacacaggagagaaaccctataaatgttATGAGTGTGGGAAGGCGTTCAGTCAGAGTTCGAGCCTCTGCATCCACCAGAGagtccacactggagagaaaccctatagaTGTTGTGGATGTGGGAAGGCCTTCAGTCAGAGTTCGAGCCTGTGCATCCACCAGAGAgtccacacaggagagaaaccttTCAAATGTGATGAGTGCGGAAAGGCCTTCAGTCAGAGTACGAGCCTCTGCATCCACCAGAGAGTCCACACAAAGGAGAGAAACCATCTCAAAATATCAGTTATATAA
- the ZNF664 gene encoding zinc finger protein 664 isoform X1 translates to MIYKCPMCREFFSERADLFMHQKIHTAEKPHKCDKCDKGFFHISELHIHWRDHTGEKVYKCDDCGKDFSTTTKLNRHKKIHTVEKPYKCYECGKAFNWSSHLQIHMRVHTGEKPYVCSECGRGFSNSSNLCMHQRVHTGEKPFKCEECGKAFRHTSSLCMHQRVHTGEKPYKCYECGKAFSQSSSLCIHQRVHTGEKPYRCCGCGKAFSQSSSLCIHQRVHTGEKPFKCDECGKAFSQSTSLCIHQRVHTKERNHLKISVI, encoded by the coding sequence ATGATCTACAAGTGCCCCATGTGTAGGGAATTTTTCTCTGAGAGAGCAGATCTTTTTATGCATCAGAAAATTCACACAGCTGAGAAGCCCCATAAATGTGACAAGTGTGATAAGGGTTTCTTTCATATATCAGAACTTCATATTCATTGGAGAGACCATACAGGAGAGAAGGTCTATAAATGTGATGATTGTGGTAAGGATTTTAGCACTACAACAAAACTTAATAGACATAAGAAAATCCACACAGTGGAGAAGCCCTATAAATGTTACGAGTGTGGCAAAGCCTTCAATTGGAGCTCCCATCTTCAAATTCATATGAGAGTTCATACAGGTGAGAAACCGTATGTCTGTAGTGAGTGTGGAAGGGGCTTTAGTAATAGTTCAAACCTTTGCATGCATCAGAGAGTCCACACCGGAGAGAAGCCCTTTAAATGTGAAGAGTGTGGGAAGGCCTTCAGGCACACCTCCAGCCTCTGCATGCATCAAAGAgtccacacaggagagaaaccctataaatgttATGAGTGTGGGAAGGCGTTCAGTCAGAGTTCGAGCCTCTGCATCCACCAGAGagtccacactggagagaaaccctatagaTGTTGTGGATGTGGGAAGGCCTTCAGTCAGAGTTCGAGCCTGTGCATCCACCAGAGAgtccacacaggagagaaaccttTCAAATGTGATGAGTGCGGAAAGGCCTTCAGTCAGAGTACGAGCCTCTGCATCCACCAGAGAGTCCACACAAAGGAGAGAAACCATCTCAAAATATCAGTTATATAA